Proteins encoded in a region of the Pseudomonas denitrificans (nom. rej.) genome:
- a CDS encoding CTP synthase C-terminal region-related (seleno)protein — protein MGKRRKALRIGLIGDRDSRVTAHWAIPLALQQSLLPHSGTLRVDWLDTPRLAQGLDLEPYSGFWAIPGSPYQNTEGALRAITFARENQVPFLGTCGGFQHALLERARNVLGWNDAAHAETDPEAARPVVHALPCSLVEVSETIRLTAGSHLAAIYGLPDIREGYRCSYGVNPQFQDELFGGSLRACAHGEDGSIRALEATDHPFFVATLFQPERKALAGIAVPLAEAFLSAAFRHQSSQEPTRIGSPA, from the coding sequence ATGGGGAAACGTCGTAAAGCACTGCGCATCGGCCTGATCGGCGACCGCGATAGCCGCGTCACCGCCCACTGGGCGATTCCCCTGGCCCTGCAGCAATCGCTGCTGCCACATTCAGGCACCTTGCGCGTGGACTGGCTGGACACCCCGCGCCTGGCACAGGGGCTGGACCTTGAGCCGTACTCCGGCTTCTGGGCGATCCCCGGCAGCCCCTACCAGAACACCGAAGGCGCCTTGCGGGCGATCACCTTCGCCCGCGAGAACCAGGTGCCCTTCCTCGGCACCTGCGGCGGCTTCCAGCACGCCCTGCTGGAGCGCGCCCGCAACGTCCTCGGCTGGAACGACGCGGCCCACGCCGAGACGGACCCGGAAGCGGCGCGCCCGGTGGTGCATGCCCTGCCCTGCTCACTGGTGGAAGTCAGCGAGACCATCCGCCTCACCGCCGGCTCGCACCTGGCGGCGATCTACGGCTTGCCGGATATCCGCGAGGGCTATCGCTGCAGCTACGGGGTGAACCCGCAGTTCCAGGACGAGCTGTTCGGCGGCTCGCTGCGCGCCTGTGCCCACGGCGAGGACGGCAGCATCCGCGCACTGGAAGCGACCGACCATCCGTTCTTCGTCGCCACCCTGTTCCAGCCCGAACGCAAGGCCCTCGCCGGCATCGCCGTGCCCCTGGCCGAAGCGTTCCTGTCCGCTGCCTTCCGCCATCAATCCAGTCAAGAGCCCACTCGCATCGGGAGTCCCGCATGA